A single window of Meiothermus sp. DNA harbors:
- a CDS encoding cobalamin B12-binding domain-containing protein codes for MDRRIRVLIAKPGLDGHDRGAKVVARALRDAGMEVIYTGLRQTPEMIVSAALQEDVDAIGLSILSGAHMHYFGEVRRLLKEQGADDILLFGGGIIPDEDVPYLKELGVAGVFGPGTSTQDIVDFLKKAVPERWATQG; via the coding sequence ATGGACAGAAGGATCCGTGTGCTTATAGCCAAGCCCGGCCTCGACGGCCACGACCGGGGGGCCAAGGTAGTAGCCAGAGCGCTGCGCGACGCCGGGATGGAAGTCATCTACACAGGCTTGCGGCAAACCCCAGAGATGATCGTCTCGGCAGCCTTACAAGAAGACGTAGACGCAATTGGTCTGTCTATTTTATCCGGCGCTCACATGCACTACTTTGGGGAGGTTCGGCGTTTACTCAAAGAACAAGGGGCAGACGATATCCTGCTCTTCGGCGGGGGCATCATCCCCGATGAGGACGTGCCCTACCTCAAAGAGCTGGGCGTAGCAGGGGTATTTGGCCCCGGTACCAGCACTCAAGACATCGTGGATTTTCTGAAAAAAGCCGTGCCCGAGCGCTGGGCCACGCAGGGCTGA
- a CDS encoding thioesterase family protein — protein sequence MTVRLPLTVRYAETDAMGVVHHSSYVVWLEAARVEWLEQIGLPYTQIEAQGLAFAVIELGLTYRNPARFGDRLEVETWLCETSSRTLRYQYRVWRGETLLAEGFTRHLCQDTRGKAVRIPPDISSRLSQHLYRFS from the coding sequence ATGACCGTTCGCCTACCCCTTACCGTGCGCTACGCCGAAACCGATGCCATGGGCGTGGTACACCATAGCAGCTACGTGGTCTGGCTCGAGGCCGCAAGGGTGGAGTGGCTCGAGCAAATCGGCCTGCCTTATACCCAAATCGAAGCCCAAGGGCTGGCCTTTGCGGTGATCGAGTTGGGCCTGACCTACCGCAACCCGGCCCGCTTTGGGGATCGGCTCGAGGTCGAGACCTGGCTCTGCGAGACTTCCTCCCGTACCCTGCGCTACCAGTACCGGGTGTGGCGGGGCGAAACACTGCTGGCCGAAGGCTTTACCCGCCACCTGTGCCAGGACACCCGGGGCAAGGCGGTGCGGATTCCCCCGGATATTTCCAGTCGCCTATCGCAGCACCTGTATCGGTTCAGCTGA
- a CDS encoding SRPBCC family protein, which translates to MRFREELVMNIQAPREVVWAAFQDFSSWPSWAKAIKEVSRIGSGWRFKARGQPPVDLIWVAEATERRPPEYLEFRSVPGVPHNLEISGWLRLSETEDGNTHLELLLEGQPHYDSPLLDKAADWYASIFGEPNKLLKVTLEQFKNHLEKTYRQREFSTTT; encoded by the coding sequence ATGCGTTTTAGGGAGGAATTGGTAATGAACATCCAGGCTCCCCGCGAGGTGGTCTGGGCGGCTTTTCAGGATTTCTCGAGCTGGCCTAGCTGGGCCAAAGCCATCAAGGAGGTCAGCCGGATTGGCTCGGGTTGGCGCTTCAAGGCCCGGGGCCAACCGCCGGTAGATCTGATCTGGGTGGCCGAAGCCACCGAGCGCAGGCCCCCGGAGTATTTGGAATTCCGCAGTGTGCCGGGTGTACCCCACAACCTGGAAATCTCCGGCTGGCTGCGCCTGAGCGAGACCGAAGACGGCAATACCCACCTCGAGCTTTTGCTCGAGGGACAACCTCACTACGACTCTCCTTTGCTAGACAAGGCCGCCGACTGGTATGCCTCTATATTCGGCGAGCCCAACAAACTGCTTAAGGTTACCCTCGAGCAGTTTAAAAATCATTTGGAAAAAACCTATCGCCAGCGGGAATTTTCGACCACCACTTAA
- the xylF gene encoding D-xylose ABC transporter substrate-binding protein, with protein sequence MKPFTRVMVLLWFALAVPALAQQVIVGVSWANFQEERWKIDERAIREQLGRMGATYISADAQSSSEKQLNDIDALIARGAKALIILAWDKDAILPAIDKAKAAGIPVVAYDRLIENDYAYYITFDNVEVGRMQAREVYKVRPKGNYAFILGANTDPNADFLHKGQLEVLDAAIKRGDIKVVGKQYTEGWKPEVAQRNMEQILTANGNKVDAVVASNDGTAGGVVAALAAVGLAGKVPVSGQDGDQAALNRVARGLQTVSVWKDARELGRRAAEAAVLMARGTAMDKLPGRTVFADGPNKVRMNALLLKPIPITRQNLDVVLRAGWITKQALCQGVSGASAPAACR encoded by the coding sequence ATGAAGCCATTCACCAGGGTAATGGTGCTGTTGTGGTTTGCGCTGGCCGTGCCGGCTTTGGCGCAGCAGGTAATAGTGGGGGTGAGCTGGGCCAACTTCCAAGAAGAGCGCTGGAAAATTGACGAGCGGGCCATCCGTGAGCAGCTCGGGCGCATGGGTGCGACCTACATCAGCGCCGACGCCCAGAGCTCCTCGGAAAAGCAGCTCAACGACATCGACGCCCTCATCGCCCGTGGGGCCAAGGCCCTGATCATTTTGGCCTGGGACAAAGACGCCATCCTGCCAGCCATTGATAAGGCCAAGGCCGCCGGCATTCCGGTGGTGGCCTACGACCGCCTGATCGAGAACGACTACGCCTACTACATCACCTTCGACAACGTGGAAGTAGGCCGGATGCAGGCCCGCGAGGTGTACAAGGTGCGTCCCAAGGGCAACTATGCCTTTATTCTGGGGGCCAACACCGACCCCAACGCCGACTTCCTGCACAAAGGGCAGCTCGAGGTACTCGATGCCGCCATCAAGCGGGGCGATATTAAGGTGGTGGGCAAGCAGTACACCGAAGGTTGGAAGCCCGAGGTGGCCCAGCGCAATATGGAGCAGATCCTCACCGCCAACGGTAACAAAGTGGATGCAGTTGTGGCCTCCAACGACGGCACCGCAGGGGGCGTGGTAGCCGCGCTGGCCGCAGTGGGGCTGGCCGGAAAAGTGCCGGTTTCGGGCCAGGACGGCGACCAGGCCGCGCTCAACCGGGTGGCCCGGGGGCTGCAAACCGTGAGCGTCTGGAAAGATGCCCGCGAGCTAGGCCGTAGGGCCGCCGAGGCCGCCGTGCTGATGGCCCGTGGCACTGCCATGGACAAGCTGCCAGGTAGAACCGTTTTTGCCGACGGCCCCAACAAAGTGCGCATGAACGCCCTCTTGCTCAAGCCTATCCCCATTACCCGCCAGAACCTCGACGTGGTGCTGCGGGCAGGCTGGATCACCAAACAAGCCCTGTGCCAGGGTGTGAGCGGAGCAAGCGCACCGGCAGCCTGCCGCTAA
- a CDS encoding peroxidase-related enzyme (This protein belongs to a clade of uncharacterized proteins related to peroxidases such as the alkylhydroperoxidase AhpD.): MATPRAKTPKTSRKSQRKTQKTQLDAPPTAWVRVPEESEVPQDVQVLFGKFKEKTGFIPNVARNFALTPEHFMRWFRYYDFLMRNEDQSHLTRKEREMIAVVVSSANECEYCLASHSAYLREISGDPVLPEVLAANFRRAHLSPREHALLEFAHQITVDSAVMSSADVQMLRAIGLSDEAIFEAAQVAAMFNFTNRIANAMGWVPNEIYYYLHREKK; the protein is encoded by the coding sequence ATGGCAACCCCTCGAGCCAAAACCCCCAAAACCAGTCGCAAGTCGCAACGCAAGACCCAAAAGACCCAATTGGACGCCCCACCCACCGCCTGGGTTCGGGTGCCAGAGGAAAGCGAGGTACCCCAGGATGTGCAGGTTTTGTTCGGTAAGTTCAAAGAGAAAACCGGCTTCATTCCCAATGTGGCCCGCAACTTTGCCCTAACCCCAGAACACTTCATGCGCTGGTTCCGCTACTACGACTTTCTGATGCGCAACGAGGATCAAAGCCACCTAACCCGCAAGGAACGGGAGATGATCGCCGTGGTGGTTTCTTCGGCCAACGAATGCGAGTACTGCCTGGCTTCGCACTCGGCCTACCTGCGCGAGATCAGCGGCGATCCGGTCTTGCCCGAGGTGCTTGCGGCCAACTTCCGGCGGGCCCACCTGAGCCCCAGGGAACATGCGCTGCTGGAATTCGCTCATCAGATAACGGTAGATTCGGCGGTGATGAGCTCTGCCGATGTGCAGATGCTCAGGGCTATTGGGCTTTCAGACGAGGCCATCTTCGAGGCCGCCCAGGTAGCAGCCATGTTCAACTTCACCAACCGTATCGCCAACGCCATGGGCTGGGTACCCAACGAAATTTACTACTACCTGCACCGCGAGAAAAAGTAG
- a CDS encoding sugar ABC transporter permease, with translation MQMQTTSRATPGLVQSLGVDGRILTMLVVLAVVWTVFQILTMNQPGQFLSPQNLWNLSVQTAVVGIMVGGMVMVIVTRQIDLSVGSILGFTGMIMALIQTVPPLGWGGHWLLALLAGLLLGALIGAFQGYWVAYWGVPAFVVTLAGLLIFRNATFIVASGRTIGPLNDNFKVLGGGLNGAIGEFWTWVVGLVVMVFIVFQALSNRSRRLKNGLPVRPVWAEGLVTGTLLALVLAFVLVMNAFPYPGTNTPRGMPVPVLITLVVLFSLNWIALNTRFGRYVFAIGGNPEAALLAGINVRRMLVAVFALMGFLAALAGAVQAARLNFVTNSMGNLLELDVIAAAVIGGTALAGGSGTIVGAALGALLMSSLRSGMVLMGLPTEWQNVVLGLVLLAAVIWNTVYLRSRR, from the coding sequence ATGCAGATGCAAACGACCTCGAGGGCTACCCCCGGCCTGGTACAAAGCCTGGGGGTGGATGGGCGCATCCTCACCATGCTGGTAGTACTGGCAGTGGTCTGGACGGTCTTTCAAATACTCACCATGAACCAGCCCGGACAGTTCCTGAGCCCGCAAAACCTCTGGAACCTTTCGGTACAAACCGCCGTAGTGGGCATCATGGTGGGGGGCATGGTGATGGTCATCGTCACCCGCCAAATTGACCTTTCGGTGGGCTCCATCCTGGGCTTTACCGGCATGATTATGGCCCTGATCCAGACCGTGCCCCCTCTGGGCTGGGGGGGGCACTGGCTGCTGGCTCTGCTGGCAGGCTTGCTGCTGGGGGCCCTAATTGGCGCTTTTCAGGGCTACTGGGTGGCCTACTGGGGGGTGCCGGCCTTCGTGGTGACGCTCGCGGGGTTGCTGATTTTTCGCAATGCCACCTTCATCGTGGCCAGCGGGCGCACCATCGGCCCCCTAAACGACAACTTCAAGGTGCTGGGGGGCGGCCTAAATGGCGCTATCGGCGAGTTCTGGACCTGGGTGGTGGGTCTGGTGGTGATGGTTTTTATCGTATTCCAAGCCCTTTCCAACCGCAGTCGCCGCCTCAAGAACGGCCTACCGGTGCGGCCCGTCTGGGCCGAAGGGCTGGTCACCGGTACCCTACTGGCGCTGGTACTGGCTTTTGTGTTGGTCATGAATGCCTTCCCCTACCCCGGCACCAACACCCCACGGGGCATGCCGGTACCGGTACTCATCACGCTGGTTGTGCTCTTCAGCCTCAACTGGATTGCCCTCAACACCCGCTTTGGCCGCTATGTCTTCGCCATCGGGGGTAACCCCGAAGCCGCTTTGCTGGCCGGCATTAACGTCCGGCGGATGCTGGTAGCGGTATTCGCCCTAATGGGCTTCCTGGCCGCCCTGGCCGGGGCAGTGCAGGCCGCCCGCTTGAACTTTGTGACCAACAGCATGGGCAATCTGCTCGAGCTCGACGTGATTGCCGCTGCGGTCATAGGCGGTACCGCCTTAGCTGGGGGTAGCGGCACCATTGTGGGGGCCGCGCTGGGAGCGCTGCTCATGTCTTCGTTGCGCAGTGGAATGGTGCTGATGGGTCTACCGACCGAGTGGCAGAACGTGGTGCTGGGGCTGGTGCTTCTGGCCGCGGTTATCTGGAACACGGTCTACTTGAGGAGCCGGAGGTAG
- the trmFO gene encoding methylenetetrahydrofolate--tRNA-(uracil(54)-C(5))-methyltransferase (FADH(2)-oxidizing) TrmFO, producing MMKVYVIGAGLAGAEAAFTAARMGAQVRLFEMRPQRMTPAHQTPHFAELVCSNSLGGEGETNAKGLLQAEMRAAGSLIMQAAERHRIPAGGALAVEREGFSLAITRALEGHPQIEVVRQEVLELPPDGVTVLATGPLTSDALSEHLRSLLGEEFLGFYDAAAPVVLGESIDLEVAYRAGRYGQSADYLNCPMTEEEYRRFYEVLTQARQHTPHDWEKLEFFEGCMPIEEIARRGYDTPRFGPLKPVGLPDPRTGQEPYAVVQLRAEDRRGQMWSLVGFQTGLKWGDQKNVVQSIPGLEKAEIVRYGVMHRNTYLCAPRLIKPTLQFREHPNLLVAGVLCGVEGYLESAATGFLAGLNAARLALGDEPLVPPEESMLGGLVRYLASANPDNFQPMNANWGLVPAEGGKGKKAEKRARMFRRGLQHFQGWLADFSAGVEEGLLSSEEIPVGSG from the coding sequence ATGATGAAGGTATATGTAATCGGGGCCGGACTTGCCGGTGCGGAGGCGGCCTTTACGGCGGCCCGTATGGGGGCGCAGGTGCGGCTCTTTGAGATGCGGCCCCAGCGGATGACCCCGGCCCACCAGACCCCCCATTTTGCCGAGCTGGTCTGTTCCAACAGCCTAGGAGGTGAGGGGGAGACCAACGCCAAAGGGTTGTTGCAAGCCGAGATGCGGGCCGCGGGCTCGCTGATCATGCAGGCTGCCGAACGGCACCGCATTCCGGCGGGTGGGGCTTTGGCGGTGGAGCGCGAGGGGTTCTCGCTGGCAATTACCCGAGCGCTGGAGGGTCATCCCCAGATTGAGGTGGTGCGGCAGGAGGTCTTGGAACTGCCCCCAGACGGCGTTACGGTGCTGGCGACCGGGCCGCTCACCTCAGATGCGCTATCGGAGCATCTGCGATCTTTGCTGGGGGAGGAGTTTTTGGGCTTTTACGATGCCGCCGCGCCGGTGGTGCTGGGGGAGAGCATCGACCTCGAGGTGGCCTACCGGGCCGGGCGTTATGGTCAGAGCGCGGACTACCTAAACTGCCCCATGACCGAAGAAGAGTACCGGCGCTTTTATGAAGTGTTGACCCAGGCCCGCCAACACACCCCCCACGACTGGGAGAAGCTCGAGTTCTTCGAAGGCTGTATGCCCATCGAAGAAATTGCCCGGCGGGGCTACGATACCCCGCGCTTTGGCCCCCTGAAGCCGGTGGGCTTGCCCGACCCCAGAACCGGCCAGGAGCCCTACGCGGTGGTACAGCTACGGGCGGAGGATCGGCGGGGCCAGATGTGGAGCCTGGTGGGGTTCCAGACCGGTCTCAAGTGGGGCGACCAAAAGAACGTGGTGCAGAGCATCCCGGGCCTGGAAAAAGCCGAAATTGTGCGCTATGGGGTCATGCACCGCAACACCTATCTGTGTGCCCCCAGGCTGATAAAACCCACCCTGCAGTTCCGCGAACATCCAAACCTGCTGGTAGCCGGGGTGCTCTGCGGGGTAGAGGGATACCTCGAGTCGGCAGCCACCGGTTTTCTGGCCGGCCTCAACGCGGCCCGGTTGGCTCTGGGTGACGAACCCTTGGTGCCGCCGGAAGAGTCCATGCTGGGCGGGTTGGTGCGCTACCTGGCAAGCGCCAACCCCGACAACTTCCAGCCCATGAACGCCAACTGGGGGCTGGTGCCGGCCGAGGGCGGCAAGGGCAAAAAAGCCGAAAAGCGCGCCCGGATGTTTCGGCGGGGTTTGCAGCATTTCCAGGGCTGGCTGGCCGATTTTTCGGCTGGGGTGGAGGAGGGGCTCCTCTCTAGCGAGGAAATACCGGTAGGTTCAGGTTAG
- a CDS encoding ATP-binding cassette domain-containing protein: MTPLIEMQNICLRFGGNQALDNASVNLYPGEVVGLLGHNGAGKSTLIKVLSGAYQADSGQIRVDGQEVQIRSPQDAQALGIETIYQSLALADNLDAVANVFLGREKVRGVMLDEDIMELEARKTLDRLRVKIPSLRVPVAQMSGGQRQTVAIGRAIYFKARCLIMDEPTAALGPEETAKVGELIKALKAEGVGIFLISHDLHDVFDLADRITVMKNGKVVGTVYTQDVSHDDVLGMIIGGVMPKGVRPAQTPLPRG; the protein is encoded by the coding sequence ATGACCCCTCTTATCGAGATGCAGAACATCTGTTTGCGCTTTGGCGGCAACCAGGCCTTAGACAACGCCTCGGTTAATCTCTATCCAGGCGAGGTGGTGGGTCTTTTGGGGCATAACGGAGCGGGTAAGTCCACCCTGATTAAGGTACTCTCCGGCGCCTATCAGGCCGACTCAGGGCAGATTCGGGTAGACGGGCAGGAAGTGCAAATCCGGTCTCCGCAAGACGCTCAGGCCCTGGGCATCGAGACCATCTACCAGAGCCTAGCCCTAGCCGACAACCTCGACGCTGTAGCCAACGTCTTCTTGGGGCGGGAGAAGGTACGGGGGGTGATGCTGGACGAGGACATCATGGAGCTGGAAGCCCGCAAAACCCTTGACCGCCTAAGGGTCAAAATCCCCTCCTTGCGCGTACCGGTAGCCCAGATGTCGGGCGGCCAGCGCCAGACGGTGGCCATCGGGCGGGCCATCTACTTCAAGGCCCGCTGCCTGATCATGGACGAGCCCACCGCCGCCTTAGGCCCCGAGGAGACCGCCAAGGTGGGTGAGCTAATCAAGGCCCTCAAGGCCGAGGGGGTGGGCATCTTCCTGATCAGCCACGACCTGCACGATGTGTTCGACCTGGCCGACCGCATCACGGTGATGAAGAACGGCAAAGTGGTGGGCACCGTCTACACCCAAGACGTGAGCCACGACGACGTGCTGGGCATGATTATTGGGGGAGTGATGCCCAAGGGCGTGCGCCCTGCACAAACCCCCCTACCACGCGGCTAG
- the glmM gene encoding phosphoglucosamine mutase, translating to MERKYFGTDGVRGVAGEPPLTPEFALKLGQAAGAFFKSTVKRPVVLLGKDTRLSCDLLEAALAAGLMSQGVRVEHLGVLPTPGVAYLTRALGATAGVMISASHNPYQDNGIKFFSAQGDKLPDEVETQIEALLEEDFKTDGIGTVSDFREAERMYLDFLASKGASLEGLKVVLDTANGATYRLAHRLFQRLGAEVFVMFNTPDGRNINKGCGSTHPGFLKQQVVEMGFDLGVAFDGDGDRAILVDRHGREFHGDHVLYLNALMRREPGVVGTLMSNMGLEVKLREAGISFYRTAVGDRYVYEKLKASALTLGGEQSGHVLFLDHAPTGDGMLTAILTLKAMRESGRDLSEWYEALPMYPQLLKNVRVRDKQSLMKSSELHAAIQQAEGRLAGQGRVNVRPSGTEPLVRVMVEGPAELIESVSSELVAVVERLDGMPQPK from the coding sequence ATGGAACGTAAGTATTTTGGAACCGATGGGGTGCGGGGGGTGGCCGGTGAGCCGCCGCTCACGCCCGAGTTCGCACTCAAGCTGGGCCAGGCGGCCGGGGCTTTCTTCAAAAGCACCGTCAAGCGACCGGTGGTGTTGTTGGGCAAGGATACCCGGCTATCTTGCGACCTGCTCGAGGCCGCCCTGGCCGCCGGGCTGATGTCCCAGGGGGTACGGGTGGAGCACCTGGGGGTGCTGCCTACCCCCGGCGTGGCCTACCTGACCCGCGCGCTAGGGGCTACCGCCGGGGTGATGATCTCGGCCAGCCACAACCCCTACCAGGACAACGGCATCAAGTTTTTCAGCGCGCAGGGGGACAAACTGCCCGACGAGGTCGAGACCCAGATCGAGGCCTTGCTGGAAGAAGATTTCAAAACCGATGGTATTGGTACGGTCTCCGACTTCCGCGAGGCCGAGCGGATGTACCTGGACTTTCTGGCCTCCAAGGGCGCAAGCTTGGAGGGGCTTAAGGTTGTCCTGGACACCGCCAATGGGGCTACCTACCGCTTGGCCCACCGGCTATTCCAGCGGCTAGGGGCCGAGGTGTTTGTGATGTTCAACACCCCGGATGGGCGCAACATCAACAAAGGATGCGGCTCCACTCACCCCGGATTTTTGAAGCAGCAGGTGGTGGAGATGGGCTTCGATCTGGGGGTGGCTTTTGATGGTGACGGCGACCGAGCCATCCTGGTAGACCGGCATGGGCGCGAATTTCACGGCGACCATGTGCTTTATCTAAATGCCCTGATGCGGCGGGAGCCCGGGGTGGTGGGCACCCTGATGAGCAACATGGGCCTCGAGGTCAAGCTACGCGAAGCCGGCATCAGCTTCTACCGCACGGCGGTGGGTGACCGTTACGTCTACGAGAAACTCAAAGCCTCGGCCCTTACCCTGGGCGGCGAACAGAGCGGCCATGTGCTGTTCCTTGACCACGCCCCCACCGGTGACGGCATGCTCACGGCCATTCTGACCCTCAAAGCCATGCGCGAGTCGGGGCGTGACCTTTCGGAGTGGTACGAGGCCTTACCCATGTACCCGCAGCTCCTCAAAAACGTGCGGGTGCGTGACAAGCAAAGCCTTATGAAAAGCAGCGAACTGCACGCCGCGATTCAGCAGGCCGAGGGCCGACTGGCCGGCCAGGGCCGGGTCAACGTGCGGCCCTCCGGCACCGAGCCTTTGGTGCGGGTGATGGTGGAGGGCCCGGCGGAACTGATTGAATCGGTCTCGTCGGAGCTGGTGGCTGTGGTCGAGCGCCTTGACGGTATGCCGCAGCCCAAATGA
- a CDS encoding Gfo/Idh/MocA family protein has translation MRIGIVGAGWWAGFAHLPAFKDAGAEIAGIYSRTPAHAQKLAAQFGTRAFEHYPDLLAACDGVAISTTDDTHAPLGIRALEAGKHLFMDKPLARSAPEGEAILNAAQAHRRIGLTAFTSRGDLAAETAQALVRSGEIGEVLYLRGYFHGGFMGDPEGSTPWRAKAETGGAGGAVADLGAHLFDLVRMVTGLEFTQVMAQGHIHFQRPDPVTNLDEGAVLARLGQASGAFSLSRVHIGADQRLELEIQGTKGALKLSPALWGKGSSFQLLLARRPGLYREVPPDKSLLRGRDPETSWGHFQFIELARRFMEGVRQNQQPTPSLADGLATQRVIDATVQSCQQQTWIAL, from the coding sequence ATGCGAATCGGAATCGTAGGCGCGGGCTGGTGGGCCGGTTTTGCCCACCTTCCCGCCTTCAAAGACGCAGGGGCCGAAATTGCCGGCATCTACAGTCGCACCCCGGCCCACGCGCAAAAACTGGCCGCGCAGTTTGGCACCCGGGCCTTTGAGCACTACCCAGACCTGCTGGCCGCCTGCGACGGCGTGGCCATCTCCACCACCGACGATACCCACGCCCCCTTGGGCATTCGGGCCCTGGAAGCGGGGAAGCACCTTTTTATGGACAAGCCGCTGGCCCGCAGTGCGCCGGAAGGCGAGGCCATTTTGAACGCCGCGCAGGCCCACAGGCGCATCGGCCTGACCGCCTTCACCAGCCGGGGCGACCTAGCCGCCGAGACCGCGCAGGCACTGGTGCGTTCGGGCGAGATCGGCGAGGTGCTCTACCTGCGGGGCTACTTCCACGGGGGCTTTATGGGTGACCCCGAGGGCTCCACCCCCTGGCGGGCCAAGGCCGAGACGGGCGGGGCCGGGGGCGCGGTGGCCGACCTGGGGGCCCACCTTTTCGACCTGGTACGGATGGTAACGGGCCTCGAGTTCACCCAGGTCATGGCCCAGGGCCACATCCACTTCCAGCGGCCCGACCCGGTCACCAACCTCGACGAGGGGGCGGTGCTGGCCCGGCTGGGCCAGGCCAGCGGGGCTTTTTCGCTCTCGAGGGTGCACATCGGGGCCGACCAGCGGCTCGAGCTGGAAATCCAGGGCACCAAAGGAGCCCTAAAGCTCTCCCCAGCCCTCTGGGGCAAGGGAAGCAGCTTCCAGCTCCTCCTGGCCCGGCGCCCCGGCCTCTACCGCGAAGTGCCCCCGGACAAAAGCCTGCTGCGGGGGCGCGACCCAGAGACCTCCTGGGGCCACTTCCAGTTCATCGAGCTGGCCCGGCGCTTTATGGAGGGGGTGCGGCAAAACCAGCAACCCACCCCGAGCCTGGCGGATGGTCTGGCCACCCAGCGGGTGATCGATGCCACGGTACAAAGTTGCCAGCAGCAGACCTGGATCGCGCTCTAG